The Mycteria americana isolate JAX WOST 10 ecotype Jacksonville Zoo and Gardens chromosome 25, USCA_MyAme_1.0, whole genome shotgun sequence genome includes a window with the following:
- the LOC142420750 gene encoding uncharacterized protein LOC142420750 — protein sequence MRQFRSSCREEIRKAKAQLELKLATAVRDNKKCFYKYINNKRRAKETLPPLLDAGGNIATKDEEKAEVLNAFFASVFNSQASYPQGIQPPELEDRDGEQNKPPVIQEEAVSDLLRHLDTHKSMGPDGIHPRVLRERAEELAKPLSIIYQRSWLTGEVPEACQCDAHRQEGPEGGSGELQACRPDLGAGENYAAVHLECAQQEPLHGGGAGGTLFAVNSQLSRSRACKVAQEGHRSCKDGLRPCLPCSRCPCLPVETSDEHVRLHHDSLFFRQKMALQKKRFLEVVFLLLPLALAGVYCGTSLPVWTTRAKGLIEELTCASAAQLKILRSSRALLAEQTQKMQLLLQEVAQLTAEIRSGKKEVWEVNQAVSDMASEVYVKTSDWALKSSGATIDMQRTSETYDCKKEWICRVLWFFRTANPPDTILQPDVSPGNCWPLQGHQGQVVIRLPARVHLTAVSVQHISKDVSPSGTVISAPRDVAVFGLDADGEEEALLGTFMYNVAKEAIQTFPLKNAPLPRAFSYIKLLVKSNWGNPAYTCIYRVQVHGKMAKPESVD from the exons atGAGGCAGTTCAGATCG tcatgcagagaggaaattagaaaggcaaaagcccagctagaactcaagctggccactgctgtaagagataataaaaaatgtttttacaaatacattaacaacaaaaggagagccaaggagactctccctcctttattggatgcgggggggaacattgccaccaaggatgaggaaaaggctgaggtacttaatgccttctttgcctcagtctttaatagtcaggccagttatccccagggtattcagccccctgagctggaagacagggacggagagcagaataaaccccccgtaatccaggaggaagcagttagcgacctgctacgccacctggacactcacaagtctatggggccggatgggatccacccgagagtactgagagagcgggcggaggagcttgccaagccactctccatcatttatcagcggtcctggttaacaggggaggtcccagaggcttgccagtgtgacgcccatcgacaagaagggccggaaggaggatccggggaactacaggcctgccgGCCTGACCTCGGCGCCGGGGAAAATTATGCAGCGGTTCaccttgagtgcgctcaacag GAGCCTCTGCACGGAGGTGGAGCTGGTGGCACGCTTTTTGCGGTCAACTCCCAGCTCAGCCGGTCAAGGGCCTGCAAAGTGGCGCAAGAAGGCCACAGAAGCTGCAA GGACGGTCTTCGGCCTTGCTTGCCATGCAGCAGGTGCCCTTGTCTCCCTGTGGAGACATCTGATGAGCATGTGCGTCTTCACCAC gactccctctttttcaggcaaaagATGGCCCTGCAGAAGAAGAGGTTCTTGGAAGTCGTCTTCTTGTTGCTCCCACTGGCTCTTG ctggtgtttacTGCGGGACCTCACTGCCGGTGTGGACAACGCGGGCAAAGGGACTGATAGAG gagctgacatgTGCGTCTGCAGCACAACTGAAGATCCTGAG gaGCTCGCGCGCTTTGCTGGCGGAGCAAACccaaaagatgcagcttctgctgcaggaggtggctcAACTGACGGCGGAAATCAGGAGTGGGAAGAAG GAAGTTTGGGAAGTGAACCAGGCCGTGTCCGATATGGCTTCGGAAGTCTACGTCAAGACGTCTGACTGGGCCCTGAAAAGCTCTG GTGCCACCATTGACATGCAGAGAACTTCCGAGACCTACGACTGCAAAAAGGAGTGGATCTGCAGGGTTTTATGGTTCTTTCGCACTGCCAACCctcctgatactattttgcag CCggatgtttccccaggaaactgctggccCCTCCAAGGGCATCAAGGCCAGGTGGTCATCAGGTTGCCGGCACGAGTCCATCTGACTGCCGTCAGTGTGCAGCACATCTCCAAAGACGTCTCTCCATCTGGGACTGTCATCAGCGCCCCCAGAGACGTCGCTGTCTTT GGACTGGATGCGGACGGGGAAGAGGAAGCTCTCCTTGGGACGTTCATGTACAACGTGGCAAAAGAGGCCATTCAGACCTTCCCTCTGAAG aacgCGCCGCTTCCCAGAGCCTTTTCATATATCAaacttcttgtgaagagcaactggggaaacccagcgtacacctgcatttatcgagtgcaggttcatgggaagatggcaaaaccagaaagcgtcgactga